In Gopherus flavomarginatus isolate rGopFla2 chromosome 5, rGopFla2.mat.asm, whole genome shotgun sequence, one DNA window encodes the following:
- the MUC15 gene encoding mucin-15 isoform X1 produces MKGSLHKETNHKVNIMLPSSGILFILLPVSLWWTRSNGYNSTVSTNTDNSSTTDTTPPTHQGTSHQLGLTEDNGITPSAISYVAPTMGNKNATESTVIESITQSNSVFQSSSNTVLSLTSHVDKGSTEGTNTSAKNINRISSSSTISITMSDTSTVTESNMPINTGGSSKTETKNFTSVTYLTSSTATISTKDSLKSSTEVSSTNSPSNTLTTLSTHKSGSVTTDFKTISQTTKNVHQNFTNHSIVPSNPKEPNKENRHSAGVVFGAIVGAILGSALIGLTGYFICGKRKSGSFSHQRLYDDTRSEPGLRLDNSSHDVSFGDLSYYNPSTTNEPAAPNSRERPYDGIPLGDMTSSQPSA; encoded by the exons ATGAAAG GTTCTCTACATAAAGAAACAAACCACAAAGTCAATATCATGCTGCCTTCCAGTGgaattctttttattttgctGCCGGTTAGTTTATGGTGGACCAGAAGCAATGGTTACAATAGTACAGTCAGTACAAACACTGACAATAGTTCAACTACAGATACAACTCCACCTACACACCAAGGAACTTCACATCAGTTAGGTCTTACTGAAGATAATGGAATAACTCCTTCTGCTATAAGCTATGTTGCACCAACAATGGGCAATAAAAATGCAACAGAAAGTACGGTAATAGAGAGCATCACTCAAAGCAACAGTGTATTTCAGAGTTCCTCTAACACAGTGTTATCTTTGACTTCACATGTGGATAAGGGTTCAACAGAGGGCACAAATACCTCTGCCAAAAACATCAACAGAATCTCATCATCTTCAACAATATCCATAACCATGAGTGACACTTCCACAGTGACTGAAAGCAACATGCCTATAAATACTGGTGGATCATCGAAAACGGAAACAAAAAACTTCACTTCAGTCACCTATTTGACCAGTTCTACTGCAACAATCTCCACTAAAGACTCTCTAAAGAGCTCCACGGAAGTTTCATCCACGAACAGTCCATCAAATACACTGACCACATTATCCACACACAAGAGTGGCAGTGTCACAACAGACTTCAAAACAATTTCACAGACTACAAAAAATGTACACCAGAATTTCACCAACCATTCTATAGTCCCATCAAATCCGAAAGAACCCAACAAAG AGAATCGCCACAGTGCAGGAGTAGTGTTTGGTGCGATTGTAGGAGCCATTCTAGGATCTGCATTAATTGGTCTGACTGGGTACTTTATATGTGGGAAAAGAAAGTCTGGCTCATTTTCCCATCAGCGACTTTATGACGACACAAGGAGTGAACCAG GTCTCCGATTAGATAATTCATCACATGATGTGAGCTTTGGTGATTTGTCTTACTATAACCCCAGCACAACAAACGAACCAGCAGCACCGAACAGCAGAGAAAGACCTTATGATGGCATTCCACTGGGTGACATGACTTCATCTCAACCCTCAGCATAA
- the MUC15 gene encoding mucin-15 isoform X2 encodes MLPSSGILFILLPVSLWWTRSNGYNSTVSTNTDNSSTTDTTPPTHQGTSHQLGLTEDNGITPSAISYVAPTMGNKNATESTVIESITQSNSVFQSSSNTVLSLTSHVDKGSTEGTNTSAKNINRISSSSTISITMSDTSTVTESNMPINTGGSSKTETKNFTSVTYLTSSTATISTKDSLKSSTEVSSTNSPSNTLTTLSTHKSGSVTTDFKTISQTTKNVHQNFTNHSIVPSNPKEPNKENRHSAGVVFGAIVGAILGSALIGLTGYFICGKRKSGSFSHQRLYDDTRSEPGLRLDNSSHDVSFGDLSYYNPSTTNEPAAPNSRERPYDGIPLGDMTSSQPSA; translated from the exons ATGCTGCCTTCCAGTGgaattctttttattttgctGCCGGTTAGTTTATGGTGGACCAGAAGCAATGGTTACAATAGTACAGTCAGTACAAACACTGACAATAGTTCAACTACAGATACAACTCCACCTACACACCAAGGAACTTCACATCAGTTAGGTCTTACTGAAGATAATGGAATAACTCCTTCTGCTATAAGCTATGTTGCACCAACAATGGGCAATAAAAATGCAACAGAAAGTACGGTAATAGAGAGCATCACTCAAAGCAACAGTGTATTTCAGAGTTCCTCTAACACAGTGTTATCTTTGACTTCACATGTGGATAAGGGTTCAACAGAGGGCACAAATACCTCTGCCAAAAACATCAACAGAATCTCATCATCTTCAACAATATCCATAACCATGAGTGACACTTCCACAGTGACTGAAAGCAACATGCCTATAAATACTGGTGGATCATCGAAAACGGAAACAAAAAACTTCACTTCAGTCACCTATTTGACCAGTTCTACTGCAACAATCTCCACTAAAGACTCTCTAAAGAGCTCCACGGAAGTTTCATCCACGAACAGTCCATCAAATACACTGACCACATTATCCACACACAAGAGTGGCAGTGTCACAACAGACTTCAAAACAATTTCACAGACTACAAAAAATGTACACCAGAATTTCACCAACCATTCTATAGTCCCATCAAATCCGAAAGAACCCAACAAAG AGAATCGCCACAGTGCAGGAGTAGTGTTTGGTGCGATTGTAGGAGCCATTCTAGGATCTGCATTAATTGGTCTGACTGGGTACTTTATATGTGGGAAAAGAAAGTCTGGCTCATTTTCCCATCAGCGACTTTATGACGACACAAGGAGTGAACCAG GTCTCCGATTAGATAATTCATCACATGATGTGAGCTTTGGTGATTTGTCTTACTATAACCCCAGCACAACAAACGAACCAGCAGCACCGAACAGCAGAGAAAGACCTTATGATGGCATTCCACTGGGTGACATGACTTCATCTCAACCCTCAGCATAA